In Uranotaenia lowii strain MFRU-FL chromosome 2, ASM2978415v1, whole genome shotgun sequence, one genomic interval encodes:
- the LOC129747690 gene encoding M-phase phosphoprotein 6-like, with the protein MSNKMNKVKLSKGILEMKFMSRTREKLEKEKDDEEGRALYKNEITDKMLHESSKYIIETSYVPCEDLIEGRVSYGGMNPEIERLIELEKNQDMAQLTEKQRAEAAERQKMRTDVPDEEMAEFYSSVVGTIKRKFDNRRGAGPSILPLNIKRMKGNTMLRPIDDDD; encoded by the exons ATGagtaataaaatgaataaagtaAAGTTATCCAAGGGTATTTTGGAGATGAAGTTTATGTCCAGAACTAGAGAAAAACTAGAAAAGGAGAAAGATGACGAAGAAGGCag GGCGCTTTATAAAAACGAAATTACTGATAAGATGTTGCACGAATCCTCAAAGTATATAATTGAGACCAGCTATGTACCTTGCGAGGATTTAATCGAGGGCAGGGTAAGCTACGGAGGAATGAACCCGGAAATAGAACGGCTAATAGAGTTGGAGAAAAATCAGGACATGGCTCAGCTAACAGAGAAGCAGCGCGCCGAGGCGGCGGAACGGCAAAAGATGCGAACGGACGTGCCCGACGAGGAGATGGCCGAGTTCTACAGCAGTGTTGTGGGGACCATAAAGCGGAAGTTCGACAACCGCAGAGGCGCCGGTCCCAGTATTCTACCCCTGAACATCAAACGAATGAAAGGCAACACTATGCTGAGACCGATTGATGATGACGATTGA